From Pseudobacteroides sp., a single genomic window includes:
- a CDS encoding glycosyl hydrolase: MFKQKKLSILTIIILLTSVTLFPTAGSYAVSDLKVGAWIGEQPTDQGVKAFNQLQNRNLDIVHMFVDWSTNFDSIRNNVNSASANNAILLFTWEPWEYDTVQIMNGNADNYIKKMAQDMKSYGKEIWLRPLHEANGDWYPWAIGYKSGKNTNSTYISAFRHIVDIFRNEGTNNVKFIFNVNCSNVGPNTSFTGIYPGDNYVDYNSIDGYNWGTTQSWGSTWQTFDQIFSSAYNSLKNYNKQIFIAEWASTEIGGNKAQWITDSFNTIKSSYDKIFAQVWFSHNKETDWRINSSESALSAYKNAIKKTSSTSTPTNTPTNTPTNVPTNTSSRVVQDINMDGVVNMADVLQIAIAFNSVRGNPNYKTTLDLNNDGVINMSDVIMCAVKFNTICL, from the coding sequence ATGTTTAAGCAAAAAAAACTTTCTATTCTGACAATAATAATATTGTTAACAAGTGTAACTTTATTCCCGACTGCTGGAAGCTATGCTGTTAGTGACCTAAAAGTTGGTGCTTGGATAGGTGAACAACCTACTGATCAAGGAGTCAAAGCATTTAATCAGTTGCAAAACAGAAATCTAGATATAGTTCATATGTTTGTGGACTGGAGCACTAATTTTGATTCCATAAGAAATAATGTAAATTCTGCATCTGCAAACAATGCAATTTTATTATTTACATGGGAACCTTGGGAATACGATACAGTTCAGATTATGAATGGTAACGCTGACAACTATATTAAAAAAATGGCTCAAGATATGAAGTCGTATGGAAAAGAAATTTGGTTAAGACCTTTGCATGAAGCCAATGGTGATTGGTATCCATGGGCTATAGGCTATAAAAGCGGTAAAAATACAAACAGCACATATATATCTGCATTCAGGCATATTGTAGATATTTTCAGGAATGAAGGCACAAATAATGTAAAATTCATATTCAATGTAAACTGTAGTAATGTAGGACCAAATACCTCTTTTACAGGAATTTATCCTGGTGATAATTATGTAGATTACAATTCCATAGATGGTTATAATTGGGGAACTACACAATCATGGGGAAGCACTTGGCAAACTTTTGATCAGATTTTTTCAAGTGCATATAACAGCTTGAAAAACTATAATAAGCAAATTTTTATAGCTGAATGGGCTTCCACAGAAATAGGAGGAAACAAGGCACAGTGGATTACCGATTCTTTTAATACGATTAAATCATCATATGATAAAATTTTCGCACAAGTTTGGTTTAGCCACAATAAAGAAACTGATTGGAGAATCAACTCAAGTGAATCGGCTCTATCTGCATATAAAAATGCTATAAAGAAAACAAGTTCAACAAGTACGCCTACTAATACTCCTACTAATACACCTACTAATGTGCCTACTAATACATCTAGCAGGGTTGTCCAAGACATTAATATGGATGGTGTTGTAAATATGGCTGACGTATTGCAGATAGCTATTGCTTTTAATTCAGTTAGGGGAAATCCTAATTATAAAACAACTTTAGATTTAAATAACGATGGTGTAATAAACATGAGTGATGTAATTATGTGTGCTGTTAAGTTCAACACTATTTGCTTGTAA